From one Humulus lupulus chromosome 8, drHumLupu1.1, whole genome shotgun sequence genomic stretch:
- the LOC133796944 gene encoding uncharacterized protein LOC133796944: MAERYRPVLIEELPSHLILEILSSGRLSAVDLACLELTSRTFGGSHGLYPHKFRSLVDFAAFQLCISNSTYSRLGVNLQRELCDRCGGNWKRVLRFLQSVEQSSDIVETSAGNMQITTGKYHTFLISNSSVYSCGSGLCGLLGHGSETTQCVTFTRISFPSKAHVVQVSASHNHAAFIMQSGEVYTCGDNSSFCCGHKDTNRPISRPRLVEALKGVPCKQVAAGLNFTVFLTTQGHVYSCGTNTHGQLGHGDTMDRPTPKLIELLKGVGSVVQIAAGLSYVLAVTDDGTVYSFGSGSNFCLGHGEQHAEFQPRIIQTFRRKGIHVVRVSAGDEHAVALDSSGYVYTWGKGYCGALGHGDEIDKTTPELLNILKNNVAVQVCARKRKTFVLIDSGSVYGFGWMSFGSLGFPDRGASDKVMRPQILDCLRDHHVSQISTGLYHTVAVTNRGRIFGFGDNERAQLGHDTLRGCLRPTEIFVEEMADELNPLPGSV; this comes from the exons ATGGCGGAACGGTATAGGCCGGTTTTGATAGAGGAATTGCCATCACATTTGATTTTGGAAATTTTGAGCTCTGGGAGGCTCAGCGCAGTTGATCTTGCATGCTTAGAGTTGACTTCCAGGACCTTTGGAGGCAGTCACGGATTATACCCTCATAAATTTCGGTCATTGGTGGATTTTGCTGCATTTCAGCTATGTATCTCCAATTCTACATATTCTCGTCTGGGAGTGAATCTTCAGAGGGAACTATGTGATCGTTGCGGTGGGAATTGGAAACGGGTTCTAAGGTTCTTGCAATCTGTGGAGCAATCTTCTGACATAGTCGAGACCTCAGCAGGCAAT ATGCAGATTACCACAGGAAAGTATCACACATTCCTGATCAGCAATTCGTCAGTGTACTCATGTGGGTCTGGCTTGTGCGGTCTTCTCGGTCACGGATCCGAAACTACGCAATGTGTAACATTTACTCGGATCAGCTTTCCATCTAAAGCACACGTGGTCCAAGTCTCAGCCTCCCACAATCATGCTGCTTTTATCATGCAATCTGGAGAG GTGTACACATGTGGGGACAATTCATCATTTTGCTGTGGACACAAAGATACAAACCGCCCCATTTCTAGGCCTAGGCTTGTTGAGGCATTGAAAGGAGTTCCTTGCAAGCAG GTTGCTGCAGGTCTTAATTTTACAGTATTTCTCACAACGCAAGGTCATGTTTATTCATGTGGAACTAACACACATGGCCAACTTGGTCATGGTGACACAATGGATAGACCGACACCTAAACTCATTGAACTGCTCAAGGGAGTTGGCTCTGTTGTTCAAATTGCTGCTGGTCTGAGCTATGTGTTAGCTGTAACAGACGATGGAACGGTCTATTCTTTCGGGTCAGGTTCAAATTTCTGCCTTGGTCATGGCGAGCAACATGCTGAGTTCCAACCACGGATAATTCAGACATTTAGGAGAAAGGGCATTCATGTGGTTCGAGTGTCAGCTGGTGATGAACACGCCGTGGCCCTTGATTCCAGTGGATAC GTATATACTTGGGGAAAAGGCTACTGTGGTGCATTGGGCCATGGAGATGAGATTGACAAGACTACACCAGAACTCTTAAACATCCTCAAAAACAATGTTGCTGTGCAG GTCTGTGCACGAAAGAGGAAAACCTTTGTTCTAATTGATTCTGGCTCAGTGTATGGTTTTGGTTGGATGAGTTTTGGTAGTCTTGGGTTTCCTGACAGGGGAGCGTCTGATAAAGTAATGAGGCCTCAAATTCTTGATTGTTTAAGAGACCACCACGTTTCTCAAATTAGCACTGGGCTGTACCACACTGTTGCAGTCACGAATCGAGGACGAATCTTTGGATTTGGAGACAACGAAAGGGCACAGCTCGGGCATGACACTTTGAGAGGGTGCCTTAGACCAACCGAAATTTTTGTAGAAGAAATGGCTGATGAATTGAATCCTCTACCAGGCAGTGTGTAA